The proteins below come from a single Nitrospirota bacterium genomic window:
- a CDS encoding nucleotidyltransferase domain-containing protein produces the protein MFKKDKDILKAIVKEFSADKRIVRVIIYGSRVRGDYKGTSDLDMLVLVDKKDRDIKDKILSIVYSYELQTDTSFAITIFSIEEMKFNERLGSPFIESIKKEGITIYDIERRGEEIAFELSSR, from the coding sequence ATGTTTAAGAAAGATAAAGATATTTTAAAGGCTATTGTAAAAGAATTTTCTGCTGACAAAAGGATTGTGAGGGTCATAATTTATGGTTCAAGGGTTCGTGGAGACTATAAAGGCACTTCTGATCTGGATATGCTTGTTCTGGTTGATAAGAAGGACAGGGACATAAAGGATAAAATTCTCAGCATTGTTTATTCTTATGAACTTCAGACAGACACTTCTTTCGCTATTACAATTTTCTCCATTGAAGAAATGAAATTCAATGAAAGACTTGGCAGCCCTTTCATTGAAAGTATAAAAAAAGAAGGGATAACCATTTATGACATTGAACGTAGAGGAGAAGAAATCGCTTTCGAGCTATCGTCTCGATAG